The following is a genomic window from Deltaproteobacteria bacterium.
GAGGAACCATCGGGCGGCCCTCCCGGCGGGAACACGCTCTCCAGTGCGCGCCCCTTGCGCTTACGCCGGCGCGGCAGCGCTGGCGGTCAGGCCGATCGCTTCGGCGTACTTCAGGTAGGTCTCCACCGACGCGATCACCACGCGAGCCTCAATCGACAGCAACTCGATCCCCACCAAAGACACCTTCACCCACGCGTCGATCACGATGCCCTTGTCCAGGATCCGATCCACAACCTCCGCCAAGCTGGAAGAATCCGTCGACTTCTGTACCTTTGCCATGATCTTCCTCCTTCTCTGATCCGATCCTCCGGATCTGGTTGAAAAACCTTTCTCTCGACCACAGTCATCGGCGCATGCATGCTGGAGGTGTATATAGCAAGTCGAATGCCATGTATCCGGAAAAGGAAAGTTTAAATGTAACTATGCGGGGCATAAGGGGATATCAGTAAAGGATCGAACCCGTAGAATAGATTTGCCGTGAGGATTCCATGGAACGGATTCCTTATGTGGTAATCCGCCCCTCTTCGTCAAAATCATGAACGATGGTTATACACCGAGCAGGGAACACCCCCTCGAGCATCAGCAGCCGCGAGAAACCTCAACTGAATCACACCGGGGGCCGGGGAGAGAGGGTTAGAGTGTCCTGCGCCGACTCAGTCGGCGGCGAAACGGCGGATGGCGGCGAGCGCGACCTCCGCCTTCCGCTCCTTTCGGTCCCGCTTCCGGCGCACCGCCACTTCGGGAAGAAGCCCGAAGTTTGCGTTCATCGGCTGGGCCCGGTCCGGACCCGGCGTGGTGATCCGTTCCATCAGCGCGCCGATCATCGACTCCCGCGGGAAGGGACGAGGATCCTTACCGGCATCCCGAAGCAAAGCGGAAACCGCCGCGACCAGCCCGGACGCGATCGACTCGACGTAACCCTCGACCCCCGTGATCTGGCCCGCGAAGAAGAGTCCGACTCGCCTCCGGGACTCCATCCATGGATGGAGGTGCCGTCGGGCATCGAGAAAACTGTTGCGGTGCACCGATCCGTATCGAAAATACCCGGCGGACGAGAGCCCCGGGATCAGCGAGAAGACCCGCTTCTGCTCCGGGTAGGTCAGGCGCGTCTGGAAACCGACCAGGTTGTACATCGTCCCCGCCGCGTTTTCCTTCCGAAGCTGGACGACCGCGTGGGGAATCCTGCCGGTCCGCGGGTCCCGCAGGCCGACGGGCCGCATCGGACCGAACAGGAGGGTGTCCGGACCGCGCCGCGCGATCTCCTCCACCGGCATGCACCCCTCGAAGTACCTCGGCTCCTCGAACGCGCGCAGCGCCACCGTTTTCGCCGTCAACAGGGCGGCGAGGAACGCCTCGTACCGTTCCCGGTCCATGGGGAGGTTGAGATAGTCCCCCGTCCCGACGCCGTACCGGTCGGCGACGAACGACCCTTCGGGGTCGATCGTCTCCGCGTCCACGATCGGCGAGATGGCGTCGTAGAAGTAGAACCCGTCGTCCCCCAGAACGTCGCGAATCGCCGACGCGATGGCGTCCGATGCGAGCGGCCCGCAGGCCAGGATCACCAGGGGATCCCCGGGGATCGCTTTCACTTCCTCCTCGTGGACACGGATGCCGGGACAGGATCGGACCGCCTCCGTCACCCGGCGGCCGAACTCCTCCCGGTCGACCGCCAGCGCCTTCCCCGCGGGGACCCGGGAAACCTCCGCGATGGGGAGGAGGGCGGACCCGAGGATCCGAAGCTCCTCCTTGAGAAGACCCTTCCCCGAGGTCAGCTCCCCGGAGCCGAGGGAGTTGCTGCACACGAGTTCCGCGAACCGGCCCGACCGGTGCGCGGGGGTGGGTTTCCCGGGGCGCATCTCGTACAGGTCGACCTGGACGCCGGCGCGGGACAGACGAAGGGCCGCCTCCGAACCGGCGAGACCCGCGCCCACGACCGTCACGGAGCGGTCAGCCATCCCCGTTCCCCTCCCCGTCCCTCGCCGACGCCGTCGGGAGGAACACCGAGAAGGCGCACCCCTTGCCGGGCGCCTGGCGAACCTCGATGAACCCCTTGTGCTGGTGAACGATCCGCTGGGAGATGGAGAGACCGAGCCCCGTCCCCCCCTCCTTGGTCGTGAAGAACGGGTTGAAGATCTTTTCGAGGATCCCCGGGGCGATCCCGGCCCCGGTGTCGACCACCGTCGCGACGACGTACCGGAACCCGTGGCGGATCTGTTCAAAGCCGTCGATCATCACCTTTCCCCCCGCCGGGGCGGCCTGCACCGCGTTGCGGACGAGGTTCCACGCCACCTGCTTCAACTGCTCGCCGTCCCCCTCCACCATGAGCGCCGGAAGCGCAGCGAGCTCGACCGCCACGCCTTTCTCCCGGGCCTCCCCCGCGCGGACCGCCTCGGCGACGTCCCGGAGCAGCGCCGCCACGTCGAGGCGCGTCGTGTTCCTTTGAGAGGGGCCGGTGTAGGCGAGGAAGTCGGTGATCAGGCCGTTCAACCGCTGGCTTTCCCTCCCGATGATGTCGAGGAGGGTCGCCGATTCGCCGGAGGAGGCGGCCGACTCCCGGAGCAGCTGGGACGATCCGGCGATCGACGCGAGGGGATTCCGGATCTCGTGCGCGAGACCCGCGGCGAGCTCGCCCACCCCCGCCAGGCGATCCGCGATCCGGACCCGCTCCTCCATCTGCCGGATGGGGGTCAGGTCCTGGAAGATCACCACGCGGCCGATCGAGTTTCCCTCCGCGTCCTTCATCGGAGAGGTCGAGAACCCGAGAAAGACCTCCGTGCCGTCGGCCCGCAGAAACCGGATCTCCGCGCGCGGAACCAGGGGTTCGTCCCTGCCCTCCCTCGCCTCCCACCCATCGATCCCGGCGAGGACCTGCCCCATCGGCTTCCCGACCGTATCCTCCCGCGTCATGCCGAGAATGACGCACGCCGTGTCGTTCACCAGGTTCACCCTTCCCTGCGTGTCGATCGTGAGGAGGCCGGACGGGATGTTGTCGATCACGTGCTTGTGGAAGCTCTCCAGTTTCTGGATCACGTCGTCCCGGTCGCGGACTTTCTCCACCCCCTTCCGGATCTCCTCCCCGAGAAATCCGGAAAGGACGCCCGTGAGCAGGAAGGCCGTCGAGTTCGTCACCGCGGAACGGGCGAACTGGGAAAACGAGACGGACGTCGCCTCGAAACCGGGGGGAAGGAGAATCCCGCGCATCTGCAGGTAGACGAGGACGGTGTACGCCGCGGAGGAAAGGAGCGCCCAGCCCACCGCCCCGCGCAGGTACCGCTCGAGGCTCCCGAGCAGGATCACGACCACGAACATGAAGGAGAAGACGCTGTCGTACAGGCCGGTCGCGAAGACGATGATGGAGATGAACGCGACGTCCGCGACGGCCTGGAGGAAAACTGCGTACGTCGGGAGATCGACGCTCCCCCACGCGGCGTACCGGAGAAGCAGCCACCCGTAGGAGAGAAGGACGGCGAAGTACAGAAGCTGGAACCCGCCCGTGAGCAGCAGCTCCGGCGAGCGCATCTGCACCGAAACCACGGACGCCAGCAGGGCGAACGTGATCCCGGTGCGAATCAGGAGAAGGTTTCTCCCCCCCGCCCGCTTCCCCTCATTCCTGGACAGACCCTACCCCCCGACGGCTCCCGCCAGCTTGAACACCGGCAGGTACATCGCGATCACCAGTCCGCCGATGACCACGCCGAGGAAGACCATCAGCATCGGCTCGAGCAGCGCCGTCATCGCCTCGACGGCCGAGTCGACCTCGTCGTCGTAGAAGTCGGCGATCTTGGTCAGCATCGCGTCGAGGGCGCCCGTGGCCTCGCCCACGGCGACCATCTGGGTCACCATCGGCGGGAACACCTTGCTGTCGGCCAGCGGTTCCGCGATCGTCTTCCCCTCGCTGATGCTCACGCGGGCCTTGATGATCGCCTCCTCGATGACCTTGTTCCCCGCGGTTTTCGCCACGATGTCCATGCTCTCGAGGATGGGGACGCCGCTGCTGACCATCGTCCCGAGGGTCCGCGAGAACCGCGCGACCGCGATCCGCTGCAGCAGGGAGCCGACGACCGGGAGCCGCAGCAGAAGACCGTCGACGGTCCTCCGGCCGGTTTCCTGCTTGTAGTACCACTTGAACGCCGCCACGAGCAGGAAGATTAAGACGATGACGAGCAGGAAATATTTGCGCGTGAAGTCGCTGATCCCGAGGACGAACTGGGTGGGACCGGGAAGCGCCTGCCCGAAATCGGCGAACATCTTCGCGAAGATCGGGATGACGTACACGAGCAGGACGACCGTGACGACGACGGCGACGGCGAGGATCGTCGACGGATAGACCATCGCCCCCTTGATCTTCTTGGCGAGCTTCATCGACTTCTCGATGTAATCCGCGAGGCGCGACAGGATCGTGTCGAGCATCCCGCCCACCTCTCCCGCGGCGACGAGGTTGACGAAAAGGGAATCGAAGACCTTCGGGTGCTTGGAAAGGGCGTCGGCGAAGGTGGAGCCGCTCTCCACGTCCTCCTTGATCTTCAGGATCACCTTCTTGAACGTCGGGTTCTCCTGCTGCAGCCCGAGGATGTCGAGGCACTGGACAAGGGGGAGCCCCGCGTCGATCATGGTGGCGAACTGGCGGGTGAAGATGGCCATCTCCTTCCCGCCGACCTTTTTCTCGCCCGTCCAGGGGAGCCGGATCCCCAGGTCCGTTCCTTTCTTCCGGATCTTCAGGGGCGCGATCTGCTCCCGCCGCAGCTGCGCGAGGACGAACGCCTCGCTCGGGGCTTCCATCTCCCCCGAGACCGACGCACCACCGCGGTTTTTCCCTTCCCAGGCGAATTTCGTCATCGTCTCCTCCGTTCATCCTTCCGAAAAGGGATCAGGCCCTGCGGCCCGGTCCCTGGGGGTGGTTCTGCGCGTTCGTCAGCAGATTGCGGAATTCGTCGGGGTCGGAACTGCGCCCGACCGCGTCGTCCAGCGTGATCTCCCTGCGAAGGTACGTCGCGAGCAGCGACTGGTTCATCGTCTGCATCCCGAACTTCGCCTGTCCCACCTGCATCTGGGAGTAGATCTGGTGCACCTTCTCCTCCCGGATCAGGTTCCGGATCGCCGGGTTCGGGATCATCACCTCGAGGGCGAGGACGCGCCCGTTCCCGCTCGCCCGGGGGATGAGGATCTGGGAGATGACCCCCTCGAGGACGAAGGAAAGCTGCGCGCGTACCTGCGGCTGCTGGTAGGGAGGGAACACGTCGAGGATCCGGTTGATCGTCTGGACGCACGAGTTCGTGTGGAGGGTCGCGAACACCAAGTGGCCGGTCTCGGCGACGGTGAGCGCCGCCTCGATCGTTTCCAGGTCCCGCATCTCGCCGATGAGGACGACGTCGGGGTCCTGCCGAAGGATGTATTTGAGCGCCTTCTTGAACCCCTGTGTATCGGCGTTGACCTCCCGCTGGTTCACGAGGCACTTCTTGTGCGGGTGGAGATACTCGATCGGGTCCTCGATCGTGATGATGTGCTCCTGCCGCTCGTTGTTGATCTTGTCGATCATCGCCGCGAGGGTGGTCGACTTCCCGGACCCGGTCGGCCCGGTCACCAGAACCAGTCCCCGGGGCTTCTTGCATAGGTCCTTCAGGTGCGGCGGGAGTCCCAGTTCCTCGAAGGGACGGACCCGGAACGGGATGGTCCGGAAGGCGCCGGCGACGGCCCCGCGCTGCATGTAGACGTTCGCCCGGAAGCGGGAGAGCCCCTTGACGCCGAAGGAGAGGTCGAGCTCCCATTCCTCCTCGAACCGCTGCTTCTGGACCTCGGTCAGGACGCTGTAGCAAAGCCGCTTGGTGTCCTGCGGCATGAGCGGCTCGTGCGGCAACGGCATCAGACGGCCGTCCACGCGGATCGTCGGCGCGACCCCCGTCGTGATGTGGAGATCGGACGCCCCCTTCTCGTACATCACGTTGAGAAGTTCCTGCATCGTCACCATGGTCGAAACTCCTTGTCGGGCAAGATCAATCCGGCGCGGTCACCCGCAGCACTTCTTCGAGCGTCGTGACCCCCTCCTCCAGCTTCGAGAGACCCGACTGGCGGAGCGTCTTCATCCCCAGGCGGACCGCCTCACGCTGCAGGTCGAGCGCCGAGCCGCCCCGCAGCACGAGATCCTTGATCTCCTCCTTGACCGGCATCACTTCGTAAAGAGCGACCCGCCCACGGAACCCGGTCCCGCTGCAATCCTCGCACCCCTTCCCCTTGGCGGGTTTGGCGAGCCGGATCCGCTCGGGTTTCATCCCCGCGTCCGCGAGCGCCTTCGGGGGGATCTTGATCTCCTCCCTGCATTTCATGCAGACCCGGCGGGCCAACCGCTGCGCGACGATGAGGTTCAACGACGACGACACGAGGAACGGTTCGATCCCCATGTTCAGAAGCCGGGTGACCGTGCTGGGAGCGTCGTTGGTGTGCAGCGTGGAGAGGACCAGGTGCCCGGTGAGGGCCGCCTTGACGGCGATCTCGGCGGTCTCGTAGTCCCGGATCTCCCCCACCATGATGATGTCGGGGTCCTGCCGCAGGAAGGAGCGCAGGGCCGCGGCGAAGGTGAGGCCGATCTCCTCCTTCACCTGGACCTGGTTGATCCCCGCGAAGTTGTACTCCACCGGATCCTCGGCGGTGCAGATGTTGTCGGCCACCT
Proteins encoded in this region:
- a CDS encoding ATP-binding protein: MRSPELLLTGGFQLLYFAVLLSYGWLLLRYAAWGSVDLPTYAVFLQAVADVAFISIIVFATGLYDSVFSFMFVVVILLGSLERYLRGAVGWALLSSAAYTVLVYLQMRGILLPPGFEATSVSFSQFARSAVTNSTAFLLTGVLSGFLGEEIRKGVEKVRDRDDVIQKLESFHKHVIDNIPSGLLTIDTQGRVNLVNDTACVILGMTREDTVGKPMGQVLAGIDGWEAREGRDEPLVPRAEIRFLRADGTEVFLGFSTSPMKDAEGNSIGRVVIFQDLTPIRQMEERVRIADRLAGVGELAAGLAHEIRNPLASIAGSSQLLRESAASSGESATLLDIIGRESQRLNGLITDFLAYTGPSQRNTTRLDVAALLRDVAEAVRAGEAREKGVAVELAALPALMVEGDGEQLKQVAWNLVRNAVQAAPAGGKVMIDGFEQIRHGFRYVVATVVDTGAGIAPGILEKIFNPFFTTKEGGTGLGLSISQRIVHQHKGFIEVRQAPGKGCAFSVFLPTASARDGEGNGDG
- the trmFO gene encoding methylenetetrahydrofolate--tRNA-(uracil(54)-C(5))-methyltransferase (FADH(2)-oxidizing) TrmFO codes for the protein MADRSVTVVGAGLAGSEAALRLSRAGVQVDLYEMRPGKPTPAHRSGRFAELVCSNSLGSGELTSGKGLLKEELRILGSALLPIAEVSRVPAGKALAVDREEFGRRVTEAVRSCPGIRVHEEEVKAIPGDPLVILACGPLASDAIASAIRDVLGDDGFYFYDAISPIVDAETIDPEGSFVADRYGVGTGDYLNLPMDRERYEAFLAALLTAKTVALRAFEEPRYFEGCMPVEEIARRGPDTLLFGPMRPVGLRDPRTGRIPHAVVQLRKENAAGTMYNLVGFQTRLTYPEQKRVFSLIPGLSSAGYFRYGSVHRNSFLDARRHLHPWMESRRRVGLFFAGQITGVEGYVESIASGLVAAVSALLRDAGKDPRPFPRESMIGALMERITTPGPDRAQPMNANFGLLPEVAVRRKRDRKERKAEVALAAIRRFAAD
- a CDS encoding type II secretion system F family protein, with product MTKFAWEGKNRGGASVSGEMEAPSEAFVLAQLRREQIAPLKIRKKGTDLGIRLPWTGEKKVGGKEMAIFTRQFATMIDAGLPLVQCLDILGLQQENPTFKKVILKIKEDVESGSTFADALSKHPKVFDSLFVNLVAAGEVGGMLDTILSRLADYIEKSMKLAKKIKGAMVYPSTILAVAVVVTVVLLVYVIPIFAKMFADFGQALPGPTQFVLGISDFTRKYFLLVIVLIFLLVAAFKWYYKQETGRRTVDGLLLRLPVVGSLLQRIAVARFSRTLGTMVSSGVPILESMDIVAKTAGNKVIEEAIIKARVSISEGKTIAEPLADSKVFPPMVTQMVAVGEATGALDAMLTKIADFYDDEVDSAVEAMTALLEPMLMVFLGVVIGGLVIAMYLPVFKLAGAVGG
- a CDS encoding type IV pilus twitching motility protein PilT produces the protein MVTMQELLNVMYEKGASDLHITTGVAPTIRVDGRLMPLPHEPLMPQDTKRLCYSVLTEVQKQRFEEEWELDLSFGVKGLSRFRANVYMQRGAVAGAFRTIPFRVRPFEELGLPPHLKDLCKKPRGLVLVTGPTGSGKSTTLAAMIDKINNERQEHIITIEDPIEYLHPHKKCLVNQREVNADTQGFKKALKYILRQDPDVVLIGEMRDLETIEAALTVAETGHLVFATLHTNSCVQTINRILDVFPPYQQPQVRAQLSFVLEGVISQILIPRASGNGRVLALEVMIPNPAIRNLIREEKVHQIYSQMQVGQAKFGMQTMNQSLLATYLRREITLDDAVGRSSDPDEFRNLLTNAQNHPQGPGRRA
- the gvpA gene encoding gas vesicle structural protein GvpA (There are 14 genes on the gvp gene cluster in halophilic archaea. The product of gvpA is a structural component of gas vesicles, which provide buoyancy to cells and promote flotation. It has been reported that the products of gvpAO and gvpFGJKLM represent the minimal set required for gas vesicle formation in halophilic archaea.) encodes the protein MAKVQKSTDSSSLAEVVDRILDKGIVIDAWVKVSLVGIELLSIEARVVIASVETYLKYAEAIGLTASAAAPA